A genome region from Gouania willdenowi chromosome 9, fGouWil2.1, whole genome shotgun sequence includes the following:
- the LOC114470118 gene encoding P2Y purinoceptor 4-like produces the protein MNATNWTNSSNSSSSCLGEQLHVSLTVLVSVVYFAGFLLNTFSLWVFCCRLPCWTSGTTLQFHLALSDTLAIPVAPMMAAYFALGNNWPFGEFLCRLKIALLTSHFFGCTAFLTLISVHRYTAVVHFNRRSCMKKKEFVGKLCAGVWTLLLAQALACALVLPPSKEGQNIRCLSIYQRNLTGTYFVINFLLLVFEFLLPFLVSAVCYGRLANTLTRLNIRTVKGLKVKVKSQRMIAVCLLIFVISFLPLNVVRTVAVVLKKYYPKECDALQRTETAYYFSWVLAGVNSCLDPLLYCFGSQNFRDAFGSFKMRQSDAPTRSDSEMTPNE, from the coding sequence ATGAACGCTACTAATTGGACTAACAGCTctaactcctcctcctcatgcCTCGGTGAGCAACTGCATGTTTCCCTCACCGTCCTGGTGTCTGTGGTCTACTTTGCCGGCTTCCTCCTCAACACCTTCAGCCTGTGGGTGTTCTGCTGCCGTCTGCCATGCTGGACGTCCGGCACCACACTGCAGTTCCACCTGGCACTCAGCGACACCCTCGCCATCCCCGTCGCCCCCATGATGGCCGCCTACTTCGCCCTGGGAAACAACTGGCCCTTCGGTGAATTCTTGTGCCGGCTGAAGATCGCCCTGCTGACCTCGCACTTCTTTGGCTGCACGGCGTTCCTCACGCTCATCAGTGTCCACCGCTACACGGCCGTGGTGCACTTCAACCGCCGCTCGTGCATGAAGAAGAAGGAGTTTGTGGGAAAACTGTGTGCGGGTGTTTGGACCCTGCTCTTAGCTCAGGCTCTCGCCTGCGCCTTGGTTCTTCCACCCAGCAAAGAAGGTCAGAACATCCGCTGTCTCTCCATCTACCAGAGGAACCTGACAGGAACCTACTTCGTCatcaacttcctcctccttgtTTTTGAATTCCTTCTTCCTTTCCTCGTGTCCGCCGTCTGCTACGGCCGCCTGGCCAACACCCTCACTCGTCTCAACATCAGAACGGTCAAAGGCCTGAAGGTCAAGGTGAAGTCTCAGAGGATGATCGCTGTTTGCCTGCTGATATTCGTCATCTCCTTCCTGCCTCTGAACGTGGTGCGGACCGTGGCCGTCGTCCTGAAGAAGTACTACCCCAAGGAGTGTGACGCTCTGCAGCGGACGGAGACAGCGTACTACTTCTCCTGGGTTTTAGCCGGGGTCAACAGCTGCCTCGACCCACTGCTCTACTGCTTTGGCTCGCAGAATTTTCGCGATGCTTTCGGATCTTTTAAAATGCGTCAGAGTGACGCTCCGACCAGAAGTGACTCCGAAATGACACCGAACGAGTGA